The Luteibaculum oceani genomic sequence CCTGGATTTAATAAGAACAGAGAAAAGAGTGCCAATAAAGTTCTTTAAGCAACTTGAAAACACGGATGGTATTTATGAAGTAAGGGTTATTACCACATTTAAGAGCATAAGAATACTTTGCTTTTTAGACAACGGTGATTTGGTCGTTCTGATTAACAGTTTTGTAAAAAAGTCGCAGAAAACACCAAAATCGGAAATCAAAAAAGCTGAGAAAATCAAGAAAGATTACTTAAAAGAGAAATACGGATCAAAATGAAAAATGTAACAACCTTCGAAGATCTTTTAAAGTCGAAATACGGCGAAAAAGGCTCTGTAAAACGAGATAAATTTGATGCAGACTCATTGGCATTTAGATTAGGAGTAATGCTTAAGGAAGCGAGAAAAGAGGCCAACCTTACCCAAGAACAGCTTGCTGAAAAAACTGGAACAAAGAAAAGTTACATTTCTCGAATAGAAAGAGGATTAAGTGATATTCAAATTTCCACCTATCATAAACTAATTGAAATCGGATTAGGTAAGCATCTAAATATTACCATCGGTTAAAACAAATACGGCAGGCAACATAGAACTAAGCTAAAAAACAAG encodes the following:
- a CDS encoding helix-turn-helix domain-containing protein yields the protein MKNVTTFEDLLKSKYGEKGSVKRDKFDADSLAFRLGVMLKEARKEANLTQEQLAEKTGTKKSYISRIERGLSDIQISTYHKLIEIGLGKHLNITIG
- a CDS encoding type II toxin-antitoxin system RelE/ParE family toxin, with the translated sequence MVKEIITYKKYFLDFYQKQDEKIQRKIEYVLDLIRTEKRVPIKFFKQLENTDGIYEVRVITTFKSIRILCFLDNGDLVVLINSFVKKSQKTPKSEIKKAEKIKKDYLKEKYGSK